The following proteins come from a genomic window of Gimesia chilikensis:
- a CDS encoding FG-GAP repeat domain-containing protein codes for MHMLQPVFRHWNFFSVAALLVVLTGTTSLSAGETWQRQELDAAFRSEGSAAADVNKDGKMDVIAGDVWYEAPDWKMHEVRKPGKFVAGVGYSDSFCNFAYDINQDGWTDFIYVSFPGKEFYWYENPKNKPGHWKEHLIWHSICNETPKFADLTGDGKPELIFGSQPEKQMGYIEIPSPDQATKKWDFIPISKPGDPMVNGTFKYYHGLGVGDFNNDGRQDVLIPHGWWEAPETLGEGLWEFHPFNLTATGEAPEKMADLYVQDLDMDGDNDIIGSSAHAFGVWWFENLDGGDSPKFKAHLIDKSYSQTHAMHFIDMNGDGQNDMVTGKRFFAHNGKDPGGKEPVVMYWYEIKREKNKAPQFIPHKIEAGNDTGVGTQFSMSDLNGDGRPDIVLSNKKGVNVLIQK; via the coding sequence ATGCATATGCTTCAGCCAGTCTTTCGTCATTGGAATTTCTTTTCTGTCGCCGCCCTGCTGGTCGTGTTGACAGGCACAACCAGTCTGTCAGCCGGGGAAACCTGGCAGCGTCAGGAACTCGATGCGGCGTTCCGTTCGGAAGGCTCTGCCGCGGCTGACGTCAACAAAGACGGTAAGATGGATGTCATCGCCGGTGATGTCTGGTATGAAGCCCCCGACTGGAAAATGCATGAAGTCCGTAAGCCCGGTAAATTCGTAGCGGGCGTCGGCTACAGCGACAGCTTCTGCAACTTCGCCTATGACATCAACCAGGATGGCTGGACCGACTTCATCTACGTCAGCTTTCCCGGCAAGGAGTTCTACTGGTACGAAAACCCGAAGAACAAACCCGGTCACTGGAAAGAACACCTGATCTGGCACAGCATCTGTAATGAAACTCCCAAATTCGCCGACCTCACAGGCGACGGAAAACCCGAACTCATCTTCGGTTCACAGCCCGAAAAACAGATGGGTTACATCGAGATTCCCTCCCCTGACCAGGCGACCAAGAAGTGGGATTTCATTCCGATCAGCAAACCCGGCGATCCGATGGTCAACGGAACGTTCAAATACTACCACGGTCTGGGTGTCGGTGATTTTAACAACGACGGTCGCCAGGATGTGCTCATCCCGCACGGCTGGTGGGAAGCCCCGGAAACACTGGGCGAAGGTCTCTGGGAATTTCATCCTTTCAATCTTACCGCGACCGGAGAAGCCCCGGAAAAGATGGCTGACCTGTACGTGCAGGACCTCGACATGGATGGCGACAACGACATCATCGGCAGCTCTGCCCATGCGTTCGGCGTCTGGTGGTTCGAAAACCTGGACGGTGGTGACTCACCCAAGTTCAAGGCGCACCTGATCGACAAAAGCTATTCACAGACCCACGCCATGCATTTCATCGACATGAATGGTGATGGCCAGAACGACATGGTGACCGGGAAACGGTTCTTCGCACATAACGGCAAAGATCCGGGTGGTAAGGAACCGGTCGTCATGTACTGGTATGAGATCAAGCGTGAAAAGAACAAAGCCCCTCAGTTCATTCCACACAAAATTGAAGCCGGAAATGACACAGGAGTCGGCACCCAGTTCTCAATGTCCGACCTCAACGGCGACGGACGGCCCGATATCGTGCTGTCGAATAAAAAGGGTGTCAATGTGCTGATTCAGAAGTAG
- a CDS encoding SPFH domain-containing protein, with protein sequence MGFWMDKLRGELVDIIEWIDDSKHTLTWRFPRYQNEIKNGAELIVRPGQMALFVHRGQVADVFEPGHYQLTTDNLPILATLQGWKHGFNSPFRSEVYFVNTTQITDLKWGTPNPIMLRDPEFGPIRLRAFGNYSLKANDPRILVKELVGTDSEFHSNEINELLRSIIISSFADLLGESKYAALDLASKYTEISLELKKLVNERIDDEYGLEVPQMLIVNISLPESVEKALDTRTSMGVIGDMNQFQQYQMGQAMLSAAENPAGGGAADGMGLGMGFAMANRMMQPGGAGAPGPMSPPPPPPAAWHIAANGQSQGPFALEVISDGIAKGQITANTQVWSAGMSGWLPAGQVPQLAALFQAATPPPPPPAS encoded by the coding sequence ATGGGATTCTGGATGGATAAATTGCGGGGAGAGCTGGTCGATATCATCGAGTGGATCGATGATTCCAAGCATACCCTGACCTGGCGTTTTCCCCGGTATCAGAATGAAATCAAAAATGGAGCCGAGCTGATCGTACGACCGGGGCAGATGGCCCTGTTTGTGCATCGCGGACAGGTGGCCGACGTCTTCGAGCCAGGCCATTACCAGCTTACAACAGACAACCTGCCGATTCTGGCAACGCTGCAGGGCTGGAAACATGGTTTTAACAGCCCGTTTCGATCCGAAGTCTACTTCGTCAACACGACTCAGATCACAGACCTGAAGTGGGGAACTCCCAATCCGATCATGCTGCGGGACCCGGAATTCGGACCCATCCGTCTGCGGGCATTCGGGAATTATTCGCTCAAAGCCAACGATCCCCGGATTCTGGTCAAGGAACTGGTGGGCACCGATTCCGAGTTTCATTCCAACGAAATCAATGAGCTCCTGCGGTCGATCATCATCAGTTCCTTCGCTGATCTCCTGGGAGAGTCGAAATACGCGGCCCTGGATCTGGCTTCCAAATACACCGAAATTTCGCTCGAGTTGAAAAAGCTGGTCAACGAACGCATTGACGATGAATACGGGCTGGAAGTGCCCCAGATGCTGATCGTGAATATCTCCCTGCCGGAGAGTGTCGAGAAGGCGCTCGATACGCGAACCAGCATGGGAGTCATCGGCGATATGAACCAGTTCCAGCAGTACCAGATGGGGCAGGCGATGCTCTCAGCTGCCGAGAACCCCGCCGGAGGTGGCGCTGCGGATGGGATGGGACTGGGCATGGGTTTTGCGATGGCCAACCGGATGATGCAACCCGGAGGAGCCGGTGCACCCGGACCGATGTCGCCACCCCCTCCACCGCCGGCAGCCTGGCACATCGCTGCGAACGGGCAGTCGCAAGGGCCGTTTGCGCTGGAAGTCATTTCGGACGGAATTGCCAAGGGGCAGATCACCGCCAACACCCAGGTCTGGTCAGCCGGCATGTCGGGCTGGTTACCTGCGGGGCAGGTTCCCCAGCTGGCGGCACTCTTCCAGGCAGCTACACCTCCTCCACCGCCGCCAGCCAGTTAG
- a CDS encoding ABC transporter permease yields MYKSLLCLRYLKTRYIALASIISMTLGVATMIVVNSVMDGFSTDMRTRLRGILADVIVETNSLDGEENTQELKDRIQRAVGNDIEGMTATVEIYAMLSVQYGSQWQSKPVTLIGIDPATKATVGPLAKYLMHTKEGTVPDWNLSPEAMAYRKEWTTRAQWMVDRWNHNPPPLEEADEGNEQVSFEESVPLEPEPEPKFAQDSGESPFDAAAEPKGSAPQFAEQQGKAINPFSQFDKKEARDPSEPLKARVYIGYGLVSFPYEDPETGETKMFQIVKPGDDIKISTVTAGHPPEPTHFNATVVDLFKSDMSEHDSSLVFCNLEYLQEARGMISPESGERSITSIQIKLKNQDDAAMVVSKLEEALPASQFRIRTWEDKQGPLLAAVEVESAILNVLLFLIIAVAGFGILAIFFMITIEKTRDIGILKALGASSNGIMSIFLSYGLALGLVGSGVGVIVGLLFVEYINEIEGFITWLTGRKVFDQRIYYFPEISTHVEPMMVFWVAVGAMVIAVLASILPARKAARFHPVESLRYE; encoded by the coding sequence ATGTATAAATCATTACTTTGCCTGCGATATTTGAAAACGCGCTACATTGCGCTGGCCAGCATCATCAGTATGACGCTTGGTGTCGCGACGATGATTGTCGTCAACAGCGTCATGGATGGTTTCAGCACCGACATGCGAACCCGCTTGCGGGGGATCCTGGCGGATGTGATCGTGGAAACCAACTCGCTTGATGGCGAAGAGAACACGCAAGAGCTTAAAGACCGCATTCAACGTGCGGTGGGTAACGACATCGAAGGCATGACAGCCACGGTGGAAATTTACGCCATGCTCAGCGTGCAGTACGGTTCTCAGTGGCAGAGCAAGCCGGTCACCCTGATCGGCATCGACCCGGCGACGAAAGCGACTGTCGGTCCGCTGGCCAAATATCTGATGCATACCAAAGAGGGAACGGTACCTGACTGGAATCTGTCTCCCGAGGCGATGGCCTACCGTAAGGAGTGGACCACCCGGGCTCAGTGGATGGTCGATCGCTGGAATCACAATCCCCCGCCACTGGAAGAAGCAGATGAGGGCAACGAGCAGGTCTCCTTCGAGGAGTCCGTCCCCCTCGAGCCGGAACCGGAACCGAAGTTTGCCCAGGATTCCGGAGAGTCCCCCTTCGATGCGGCTGCTGAGCCAAAGGGCAGTGCACCCCAGTTTGCGGAGCAGCAGGGGAAAGCCATCAATCCTTTCAGCCAGTTTGATAAAAAAGAAGCTCGGGATCCGAGCGAACCTTTGAAGGCTCGCGTTTATATTGGTTACGGTCTGGTGAGTTTCCCTTACGAAGATCCAGAGACCGGCGAAACGAAAATGTTTCAGATCGTCAAGCCGGGTGATGATATCAAAATCAGTACTGTCACCGCCGGGCATCCACCTGAGCCAACACACTTTAATGCGACCGTGGTCGACCTGTTTAAGAGTGACATGAGCGAGCACGACAGCAGCCTGGTGTTCTGCAACCTGGAATACCTGCAGGAAGCCCGCGGGATGATTTCTCCTGAGAGCGGCGAACGGTCGATTACATCGATTCAGATCAAGCTGAAAAACCAGGACGATGCGGCGATGGTCGTCAGCAAGCTGGAAGAAGCCCTGCCTGCCAGTCAGTTCAGGATACGTACCTGGGAAGACAAGCAGGGACCACTGCTGGCCGCTGTAGAAGTGGAATCGGCGATTCTGAATGTGCTGCTGTTCCTGATTATTGCCGTTGCCGGTTTCGGCATCCTGGCGATCTTCTTCATGATCACGATTGAGAAGACTCGGGATATTGGCATTCTCAAAGCGCTGGGTGCCAGCTCGAACGGTATCATGTCGATCTTTCTGTCTTACGGCCTGGCATTAGGTCTGGTGGGCAGTGGTGTCGGAGTGATCGTGGGGCTGCTGTTTGTTGAATATATCAATGAGATAGAAGGGTTTATCACGTGGCTCACCGGGAGGAAGGTCTTCGATCAGCGGATCTATTACTTCCCGGAAATTTCGACGCACGTCGAGCCGATGATGGTCTTCTGGGTGGCGGTCGGGGCGATGGTGATCGCGGTTCTGGCAAGTATCCTGCCGGCCCGCAAAGCGGCCCGCTTCCATCCGGTCGAGTCGCTGCGTTACGAATAG
- a CDS encoding ABC transporter ATP-binding protein, which produces MTETISMPHPQLSAIAIEKAYRKDKHKVPVLRGIDVDVQKAEFLSIVGQSGSGKSTLMHLFGLLDSPDIGEIHLEGQRIDDLPDHARDQIRNRVFGFIFQFYHLLPELNLLENVLSPLMIRYSTWEYWKQKKQFKQDALEIIEKVGLSHRIKHRPSEMSGGEMQRAAIARALIAKPQILLADEPTGNLDSSTGKEIMDLLTSLNEQDQLTIIMVTHDNAIAAQAHRTVRLTEGQIEVLGKSHPTSASA; this is translated from the coding sequence ATGACCGAGACGATTTCCATGCCTCATCCACAGTTATCAGCAATCGCCATCGAAAAAGCATACCGGAAAGACAAGCACAAGGTGCCTGTGCTGCGGGGCATCGATGTCGACGTGCAGAAGGCCGAGTTCCTGTCGATCGTGGGGCAGTCCGGTTCTGGTAAAAGTACCCTGATGCATCTGTTCGGTCTGCTCGATTCCCCGGATATCGGGGAAATTCACCTCGAAGGTCAGCGGATTGACGATCTGCCCGATCACGCCCGCGACCAGATCCGTAACCGGGTTTTCGGCTTCATTTTCCAGTTTTATCATCTGCTGCCCGAGTTGAACCTGCTGGAAAATGTGCTCTCGCCGCTGATGATCCGCTATTCTACCTGGGAATACTGGAAGCAGAAAAAACAGTTCAAACAGGATGCGCTGGAGATCATCGAAAAGGTCGGTCTCTCGCACCGTATCAAGCACCGTCCCTCGGAAATGTCGGGCGGGGAAATGCAGCGGGCCGCGATTGCCCGGGCCCTGATTGCCAAGCCTCAGATCCTGCTGGCCGATGAACCGACGGGAAATCTGGACAGCAGCACCGGCAAAGAAATTATGGACCTGCTCACCAGCTTGAATGAGCAGGATCAGCTCACTATTATCATGGTTACGCACGACAACGCGATCGCCGCTCAGGCGCATCGAACAGTTCGTCTGACGGAAGGCCAGATCGAGGTTCTGGGCAAATCTCATCCCACCTCGGCATCAGCCTAG
- a CDS encoding glycosyltransferase family 4 protein, whose protein sequence is MRVAHIITRMIIGGAQQNTLYTVEDQYRDYGDEVSLITGPTTGPEGTLIPRAEQGGFDLQIIPHLLRSISPLNDWLAYRELIAALRDYQPDLVHTHSSKAGILGRAAAWHLKLPCVHTIHGAAFHFGQSPLNYHAYIAAEKWAARRCDRLISVCDAMTDQYVAAGITTPDLCDTVYSGMEVEPFLTPPRPPEEVRRELGIEPEHIVIGKVARLFHLKGHKYLIEAARQVVDAQPQVRFLLVGDGILRSEFEQRIAELALTENFIFAGLVPPERVPELIHAMDIVVHTSVWEGLARVLPQGLIAGKPVVSYDVDGAREVVIPEQTGYLLPAESIEPLAQALTELAADPEKRVRFGQTGRERFTDQFRHETMTRRLREIYQRVLDDREQKK, encoded by the coding sequence GTGAGAGTAGCACACATTATCACGCGAATGATCATCGGCGGTGCGCAGCAGAATACGCTTTACACAGTGGAAGATCAGTATCGGGATTACGGCGACGAGGTTTCGCTGATCACCGGACCGACCACCGGTCCGGAAGGCACACTGATCCCCCGGGCCGAGCAGGGGGGCTTTGATTTACAGATCATCCCGCATCTCCTGCGCAGCATCAGTCCGCTGAATGACTGGCTGGCTTACAGGGAATTGATCGCCGCCCTGCGCGACTATCAGCCGGACCTGGTTCATACTCACAGTTCGAAAGCGGGCATCCTGGGACGCGCTGCCGCCTGGCATCTGAAGCTGCCCTGCGTGCATACCATTCATGGCGCCGCCTTTCACTTCGGTCAGTCCCCTTTGAATTATCATGCTTACATTGCTGCTGAGAAATGGGCGGCCCGCCGCTGCGATCGATTGATCAGCGTCTGTGATGCGATGACCGACCAGTATGTCGCCGCCGGCATTACAACACCTGACCTGTGCGATACCGTTTACAGTGGGATGGAAGTCGAACCGTTTCTCACACCCCCGCGTCCACCAGAAGAGGTCCGGCGGGAACTGGGAATTGAACCTGAGCACATTGTGATCGGCAAGGTCGCGCGGCTGTTCCATCTAAAGGGGCACAAGTACCTGATTGAAGCGGCCCGGCAGGTGGTCGATGCACAGCCGCAGGTTCGGTTTCTATTAGTCGGAGATGGAATCTTACGGTCAGAATTCGAGCAGCGCATCGCTGAGTTGGCGCTGACTGAGAACTTTATCTTCGCCGGTCTGGTTCCCCCGGAACGGGTTCCCGAACTGATCCATGCGATGGATATCGTGGTGCATACCAGTGTCTGGGAAGGACTGGCGCGGGTGTTGCCTCAGGGGCTGATTGCCGGTAAGCCGGTGGTCTCGTATGACGTGGATGGGGCGCGGGAAGTTGTGATTCCAGAACAGACCGGTTACCTGTTGCCTGCAGAATCGATTGAGCCGCTGGCCCAGGCGTTAACGGAACTGGCTGCAGATCCTGAGAAACGCGTTCGCTTCGGACAGACGGGCCGGGAGCGGTTCACGGATCAGTTCCGTCACGAGACGATGACCCGCCGATTGCGTGAAATCTATCAGCGGGTCCTCGATGATCGTGAGCAAAAGAAGTAG
- a CDS encoding Nif3-like dinuclear metal center hexameric protein: MTSVADIQDYLINLAPPELGESWDNVGLLTGDPTFKVEKILTCLTLTPDVAAEAISAGANLIVSHHPILFRPVQQITAATVEGKMLLDLIQARISVYSPHTCYDSAERGINWQLASLLGLENIGILRPQPGSEPAAEAQGAGRFGDLPAEFSLAQLNQLIKQALKVENLQFVGDPEMRVRRMGIACGAAAEFLKDAHKHECQALLTGEARFHACLEARSRGMALILPGHYATERPAMEQMAELLQEQFRDLKIWASEVESDPLGWDCDGESA, encoded by the coding sequence ATGACCAGCGTCGCGGACATTCAGGATTATTTGATCAACCTGGCACCACCAGAACTGGGCGAAAGCTGGGATAACGTCGGATTGCTGACGGGAGATCCCACTTTCAAGGTCGAGAAAATCCTGACCTGTCTGACACTCACGCCGGATGTCGCTGCCGAAGCGATTTCAGCCGGAGCGAATCTGATTGTCAGTCACCACCCGATTCTGTTTCGTCCCGTGCAGCAGATCACCGCGGCGACTGTTGAGGGAAAAATGCTGCTCGATCTGATCCAGGCACGAATCTCGGTTTACAGCCCGCATACCTGCTACGACAGTGCAGAGCGGGGCATCAACTGGCAACTGGCCAGTCTGCTGGGGCTGGAAAACATCGGGATTCTGAGACCACAACCCGGCTCGGAACCAGCAGCAGAAGCGCAGGGGGCGGGGCGGTTTGGTGATTTGCCCGCCGAATTCTCACTGGCACAGCTCAATCAGTTGATTAAACAGGCTTTGAAAGTTGAGAATCTGCAGTTTGTAGGAGATCCGGAGATGCGGGTCCGCCGAATGGGAATTGCCTGTGGTGCAGCCGCTGAGTTCCTCAAAGATGCACACAAACATGAATGCCAGGCGCTATTAACAGGAGAAGCCCGGTTTCATGCCTGCCTGGAAGCCCGTTCCCGTGGGATGGCACTGATTCTGCCGGGGCATTACGCCACTGAACGTCCCGCGATGGAGCAGATGGCCGAACTCCTGCAGGAGCAGTTCAGGGATCTGAAAATCTGGGCCAGCGAAGTGGAATCGGATCCACTTGGCTGGGACTGCGACGGAGAGTCGGCCTGA
- a CDS encoding type II secretion system protein: protein MLFPQSRSPYPPQTPQSALQARKRGFTLIELLVVIAIIAVLVALLLPAVQQAREAARMAQCKNNLRQIVLACHMYADSNSGYWPPAAADAADYINGNKERWHGKRVTSNGTTKFKPHLGPLAPYLEQNAAIKKCPTFGNFGEHGTVPNAFEGGAGGYGYNQAYVGGTSWKNTYELASQVTTRMHEIGSLARTVAFADAALAQGFPDLHIIEYSFIEPPFFVDNWGSPSSSPPIPPTFKETSGRPDPSIHFRHTGTIANIGWADGRVTSTVMSGTGTSAYGGDPKKYQLGWFGPMDSNILFNNKDKLDSEMGGVQ, encoded by the coding sequence ATGCTGTTTCCCCAATCCCGCTCACCTTACCCCCCGCAAACTCCTCAATCTGCGCTACAGGCACGCAAACGCGGCTTTACTCTGATTGAGCTTCTCGTTGTCATCGCAATTATCGCCGTTCTGGTGGCCCTGCTACTGCCCGCCGTCCAGCAGGCGCGCGAAGCGGCCCGCATGGCCCAGTGTAAAAACAATCTGCGCCAGATCGTACTGGCCTGTCATATGTATGCGGATTCCAACAGCGGCTACTGGCCTCCTGCTGCCGCAGATGCAGCTGATTATATTAATGGAAATAAGGAACGCTGGCATGGAAAACGAGTGACGTCCAATGGGACCACGAAGTTTAAGCCACATCTGGGACCATTGGCTCCCTACCTGGAGCAGAACGCAGCCATTAAAAAGTGCCCCACCTTTGGTAACTTTGGCGAACATGGAACAGTACCCAATGCATTCGAGGGCGGCGCAGGCGGATACGGTTACAACCAGGCTTACGTGGGAGGGACCAGTTGGAAAAATACTTATGAACTGGCTTCGCAGGTTACGACAAGAATGCATGAAATCGGTAGTCTGGCGCGCACCGTTGCTTTCGCGGATGCTGCTTTAGCTCAGGGCTTTCCCGATCTGCATATTATCGAGTACAGTTTTATCGAACCCCCATTCTTTGTCGATAACTGGGGCTCGCCTTCCTCTTCACCTCCGATACCTCCCACTTTCAAGGAAACATCGGGGCGTCCCGATCCTTCGATTCATTTCCGACACACGGGAACCATTGCCAACATCGGCTGGGCAGATGGACGTGTAACCTCAACCGTCATGTCAGGTACAGGTACTTCTGCCTACGGTGGAGATCCCAAGAAATATCAGCTCGGCTGGTTCGGTCCGATGGACAGTAATATCCTGTTCAACAACAAAGATAAACTGGATTCCGAGATGGGAGGCGTTCAATAA
- the lysS gene encoding lysine--tRNA ligase — protein MSKEKTNRFEAERIKKLEKIQSLGLDPWGQRFDGHIPIADARDQAPAESGVDGEDVRIAGRIMLRRKAGKLRFYDIKDWTGKIQLLFSRGDLSEEQWELMGQLDLGDLIGIDGCLRRTETGEISVFVKELTVLCKSLAQPPEKHHSVKDVELLLRQRSLDLIYTEGVLEKMLKRSQIIDSVRQTLRSHKFHEVETPVLHAVAGGAAARPFITHHNTLDIELYMRIALELHLKRLMVGGVERVYEIGRVFRNEGIDATHNPEFTMIEIYQAYGNYETMMDLTEAIVTDAVKTISDTMVLPWGEDKTIDFSGPWERKKYYDLVREHAGCDPHDPAAVAAVAKQHGIDTENVHPDVVLNEVFEATCEEHLTGPVFVIDYPASICPLTKRQKDNPEIAERFELFVHGMELANAYTELNDPLLQEELFKTQLSGLSEEDSMAKMDTDFIKALKVGMPPAGGLGIGIDRLVMLLTNSHSIRDVIYFPLLRPEGQPAPKE, from the coding sequence ATGTCCAAAGAGAAAACCAACCGTTTTGAAGCAGAACGGATCAAAAAATTAGAGAAAATTCAGTCCCTGGGACTCGATCCCTGGGGACAGCGGTTTGACGGTCATATTCCGATTGCAGACGCACGCGATCAGGCTCCCGCGGAATCGGGCGTTGATGGCGAAGACGTGCGGATCGCCGGGCGGATCATGCTGCGGCGCAAAGCCGGTAAACTGCGGTTTTACGATATCAAAGACTGGACTGGAAAAATTCAGCTGCTGTTCTCGCGGGGCGACCTGAGCGAAGAACAGTGGGAGCTGATGGGCCAGCTCGACCTGGGCGACCTGATCGGCATCGATGGCTGTCTGCGTCGGACTGAGACCGGAGAAATCTCCGTGTTCGTCAAAGAGCTGACGGTGCTCTGTAAATCTCTGGCGCAGCCTCCGGAAAAACATCACAGTGTCAAAGACGTTGAACTGCTGCTGAGACAGCGTTCGCTCGATCTGATCTATACCGAAGGCGTGCTGGAAAAGATGCTGAAGCGGAGTCAGATCATCGATTCCGTCCGTCAGACACTTCGCAGTCATAAGTTTCATGAAGTGGAAACACCGGTACTGCACGCGGTTGCCGGTGGTGCAGCGGCACGTCCCTTCATTACACATCATAATACGCTGGACATCGAGCTTTACATGCGGATCGCCCTCGAGCTGCATCTCAAGCGACTGATGGTTGGTGGCGTAGAGCGTGTGTATGAAATCGGGCGGGTGTTTCGCAATGAAGGGATTGACGCCACTCATAATCCCGAATTCACCATGATCGAAATTTACCAGGCCTACGGTAATTACGAAACGATGATGGATTTGACTGAAGCCATCGTCACCGACGCCGTCAAAACGATCAGCGATACCATGGTACTGCCCTGGGGCGAAGACAAGACCATCGACTTCAGTGGTCCCTGGGAACGAAAAAAGTACTACGACCTGGTTCGCGAGCATGCAGGCTGTGATCCCCACGATCCGGCTGCAGTAGCAGCGGTCGCAAAGCAGCATGGCATTGATACAGAGAATGTGCACCCGGATGTGGTGCTCAATGAAGTGTTTGAAGCAACCTGCGAAGAACATCTGACCGGTCCGGTTTTCGTGATCGACTACCCGGCCTCCATCTGTCCGCTGACCAAGCGACAGAAGGACAACCCGGAGATCGCAGAGCGGTTTGAGCTGTTTGTCCACGGTATGGAACTGGCCAACGCTTATACCGAGCTGAACGATCCCCTGCTGCAGGAAGAACTGTTTAAGACACAGCTGTCGGGACTTTCCGAAGAAGACTCGATGGCGAAAATGGATACAGATTTTATTAAGGCGTTGAAAGTCGGTATGCCGCCGGCCGGAGGATTGGGGATTGGCATCGATCGCCTCGTGATGTTGTTGACCAACAGTCACAGCATTCGCGATGTGATCTACTTCCCGCTGCTCCGACCCGAAGGACAGCCGGCACCGAAAGAGTAA
- a CDS encoding peptidylprolyl isomerase — protein sequence MGEPTPNPHATQTKTKSKRKIIFFAAGTGLVLLAGVLFFQTFNAKTGSAGEDKSAGKVRLSGNQPAVRSQPVAKVGSVVITEDELARECIALYGPEVLENVINRAVIEQACQKAGVTVEQAEVHAEVEKIAKRFNLDTKTWYDMLQAERKMNPSQYRRNVIWPMLALRKLAGQQTHLTQAEVQKAFVRDYGPRVKARMIMMDNLHRAQKVWDDVKRNPADFERKARDFSIEPNSRALGGAIQPIPQYSDNESLWKAAFKLKEGEISGIIQIGPSRYAILMCEGHTDPVVTNIEEVKSQLIEQLTEEQTQEAVARVFAKLKEETRVDNYITNTVTGGVSQTSGTNFGQNPVQQAIPSPTQGLNRPTR from the coding sequence ATGGGCGAACCAACCCCAAACCCGCATGCGACCCAGACCAAGACTAAATCAAAACGGAAAATCATCTTTTTCGCAGCCGGTACCGGACTGGTTCTTCTCGCTGGCGTCCTCTTTTTCCAGACCTTCAACGCCAAAACCGGTTCTGCCGGAGAAGACAAATCCGCTGGCAAAGTACGCCTCTCAGGTAACCAGCCCGCCGTTCGCAGCCAGCCCGTTGCGAAAGTCGGCAGTGTCGTTATCACCGAAGATGAACTGGCCCGCGAATGTATCGCCCTGTATGGTCCGGAAGTTCTGGAAAACGTAATCAACCGTGCCGTCATCGAACAGGCTTGTCAAAAAGCCGGCGTGACTGTTGAACAGGCTGAAGTTCACGCTGAAGTCGAGAAAATCGCCAAGCGTTTCAACCTGGATACCAAAACCTGGTACGACATGCTGCAGGCAGAACGGAAAATGAACCCCAGCCAGTATCGCCGTAATGTTATCTGGCCGATGCTGGCCCTGCGGAAACTGGCCGGGCAGCAGACTCACCTGACACAGGCTGAAGTCCAGAAAGCCTTCGTTCGCGATTACGGCCCCCGGGTCAAAGCCCGCATGATCATGATGGACAACCTGCACCGCGCTCAGAAAGTCTGGGATGACGTGAAACGGAACCCCGCCGACTTCGAACGCAAAGCACGCGATTTCTCCATCGAACCTAACAGCCGTGCCCTGGGTGGTGCTATCCAGCCGATCCCACAGTACTCTGATAACGAAAGTCTCTGGAAAGCAGCCTTCAAACTGAAAGAAGGCGAAATCTCCGGAATCATTCAGATCGGTCCCAGCCGGTATGCCATCCTGATGTGCGAAGGACACACCGATCCGGTCGTTACCAACATCGAGGAAGTCAAAAGCCAGCTGATCGAACAGCTGACTGAAGAACAGACTCAGGAAGCTGTTGCCCGGGTCTTCGCCAAGCTGAAAGAAGAAACCCGTGTCGACAATTACATTACCAACACCGTGACCGGTGGTGTTTCCCAGACATCGGGGACCAACTTCGGACAGAATCCGGTACAGCAGGCCATTCCCAGCCCCACACAGGGACTGAACCGTCCGACTCGCTAA